TGAAGAAGTTGGAGGAATCCTCAAGGAACTGGATTGGTGCGAGTATCGAGAATGGGTTCGTTCAGTCGATTGGCGCCCACTATCGTGGGAACAGCATTACCCATCAATTTGCAGGATTTCATTTTGACGATACAATTTTAGATTATGTGAAAAGCACTCCAGATTATTTTCCAGATGTAAAAGTAGGTGTAAGTGTTCCGAAAGAGAGATATATTGAAGCTGGACTTCTGAAATCGCTTGATAAAGTAAAATTGAAGGCTATCGAATGCCGTGGATACTTCTTTGATATTGACAAGCCTTGGCATATGTTAGAAGCGAACCAAATTATGGTGGATCATTTTTGTAATGCACTACAAGAGAACCAACTGGCAGAAGGTGCGACGATTTCAGCAAATGCAACCATTCATGGCTATGTGAAACTGGGCAAGAATTCCACAATTGGTGATCGAGTGGTCATTCACGGTAACCTGGTTGTTGGTGACAATACAATCATTGATAATGGAGCCATTTTTAATGGCAATGCTGTGATTGGTGATCATACAAAAATAAGTAATTACTGCATCATTTACGATGGAGTATCAATAGGATCGAATTGTATATTCGACCATTGTGCAGAGTTCCTTGGTGGAATGGTGATGGATAAGGTATATCTTTATCACTATGGCGAGTTTTATGGTGCAATTGGCAGTCATACGGATATCGGAGCAGCAACCGTTTGCGGAACATTACGCTTTGATGATGGAGAAACGGAGCACGTTGTGAATGGACGAAAAGAGGTACCGTTACATTTTTCAAATGCTGCTTATCTTGGCGACTATTGCAGAACAGGCGTAAATACGATTATTATGCCTGGTTGTAAAATAGGTGCTTATAGTGTTCTCGGAGCTGGTGCAATCATCGATAAAGATATCGAAAAAAATAGTCTTGTTTTCGTGAAACAAGATCTAATTATAAAAAAATGGAGCGAAAATAAATACGGCTGGTAATAGATAGATTAGAAACTCTCAAAACCTATGAGATGGTGACTAAAATCAATAAAAGAAGGAATAGTGATAATGGAGAAATATTATCAATATGTGACAGCAAATCTCGAAAAACTGTATACGACACAAATTGAAAAAATGGATGAAGCAGCCACATGCATTTTTGAAGCACTCCAAAATGGAGGTCGCTTTCTTGTTACAGGTTCAGGTCACTCCCATATGTTTGCAGAAGAATTTTACGTAAGAGCGGGTGGATTTGCACAGGTTTCGCCTATTTTGCCGAATGAGTTTTTTTTACACGATCATCCTTTAAAAAGTACTGTGATCGAACGCATAGAAACCTATGCAAAAGTTATCTTTGATTTATACAAAATTAACTTAAAGGATGTACTTGTCATTGCTTCCAATTCAGGAAGAAATGGAATGACTGTTGAACTTGCAAAGATGGCACAGGAATGTGGTACAAAAGTCATTGCTTTTACAAATCCGAATCATCCTGCAGGCTCAAAATCAAGACACAGTAGCGGAAAATACCTTTGTGACTTTAGTGATGTAGTTATTGATAGTTGTACTGGACCAGGGGATGCTCACTTTTATGTAGAAGAAGCAAAAACAGGTATGGGAGCAACTTCAACTATGGCGGGAGCTTTTGTTGCTCAAACTATTTCTATTTTATTAGCAAAAAAATACCATCAGGCTGGACTAAAACCCCCCGTGTTTAAGAGCTCTAATATTGATGGCGGAGATGAATGGAATAAAGAACTTTTTGCGAAGTATTATGGTGTTTAATTTAGATCTGATAAGTAACTAGAAAAGTGAATATGAGCTTTATGAGAGAAGCGTTCCCAGGTCGTGGGACCGTTTTTTTTTGTGACCAATATTCTTGATTCATTCCAATTCCCCCAAGTTTTACTTGCGTACCCCCCCAATTTATAAACAAAAGGGGTAATTTTATTATTTTTAACCCAAAAAACCCCCATTTTTCATAGTGTATAACATAAAATTCCCCCAATTTACCATGCGAAAATACTATATTACAATATGGAAATATAATTATCGAAAAATTGAAGTAAAGACAAACTCACATACAATATTACATTTTGCTAAATACGTTGGAAAAAATCAATCTGTTAAATCTATTTTGTGAGAAGTACACTAAAAATAAGCTAGATAGTATCTAGAGAGTGATGAGGTTATGTATGCGAAGAGATCTAATTTTGGAATATTTGTATCAAAAAGGCAAATCACTTACATCACATGAACTTGAATCAGAATTCGCAATTTCAAATCGGACATTACGAAATGAATTGAAAGAATTAAACGTTATTGGAGAAAAATCTGGATTTGTTATTCAGAAAAAACGTGGTGAAGGATATTTACTTCATGTAGTAAATCAAGAAAAGGTTCAATCGTATTTGAAGGAAATTAAGGGAGCTTTAGCCCCTGACTTACCTCGTGTTCGTGTAAGCAATATTATTATGCTTCTGCTTCAAACGACTGAGTTTCAAACCATTGATATGTTTGCTGATAGCCTAATGATAAGCAGATCGACAGTTCTTAGCGACATGGTTGAAGTAGAAAAACAAGTTAGGTTTTTTGATTTAAAAGTAGAAACAAAATCACGTTACGGTGTTCGTTTACTAGGTGACGAAACAAATTTTAGAAGGGCGTTTTCCTATTTCTTAAGTCAAAAAGAAACAGGACTGTTAAAAAAATCTATTTATCAAAATTTTGAGAAAGCGTTTCCAATTGAAGAAATTAGAACTGTTTTGAGTGAAGAAGTACAAAACAATCATTTGAAATTAAGTTATTTTGCACTTGAGAACATTTTAGGGCATATTCAAATACTCTCTTTTCGAGTAACCCAACACAATTTTATATTGCCTAATCAAGAAAAGAAGTTAGATGTTTCCTTGATTAAGCCATCTTATATGAATATAGCCGAGAGAATATGTGAAGTTCTTTCTGAACTATATCATGTTGTACTACCAGAGAGTGAAATGATCTATCTGGCTGCACATATAAGTGGTAAATCTAGTGTAGATGATATTGAAGAACAAGAAGAAAATGATTTGAAACAAAAACTAAAGCGGTGTTTCGAAAAATTAGATCAAACTTTCTTAACACAGTTTACAGGTGATCAGCAACTTTTGGATATGCTTAT
This genomic stretch from Neobacillus niacini harbors:
- a CDS encoding BglG family transcription antiterminator; protein product: MRRDLILEYLYQKGKSLTSHELESEFAISNRTLRNELKELNVIGEKSGFVIQKKRGEGYLLHVVNQEKVQSYLKEIKGALAPDLPRVRVSNIIMLLLQTTEFQTIDMFADSLMISRSTVLSDMVEVEKQVRFFDLKVETKSRYGVRLLGDETNFRRAFSYFLSQKETGLLKKSIYQNFEKAFPIEEIRTVLSEEVQNNHLKLSYFALENILGHIQILSFRVTQHNFILPNQEKKLDVSLIKPSYMNIAERICEVLSELYHVVLPESEMIYLAAHISGKSSVDDIEEQEENDLKQKLKRCFEKLDQTFLTQFTGDQQLLDMLMMHMYPLLRRIYFNLKLTNPLIDDVYSRYSDVFMIALKFSEMIKEIWGFELSSDEMGYITMHFAAHMEREKQKQLSSYKKILLSYGSGAGSADLLKMKLETLFQGATINVVLYSELQSVHLEEYDLLVSSHPIRFDNISIPYIQVAPILTETDIQRIRRTLTRYPASRVNAPTLLSLFHSEMFYIEYTRESFDYKAYIKEKAKRVVELGFATPEYPDLVVEREEKISTILQNGLAVPHALKMVAIQDSISVVIFKNPPTYDGKVVQILFLINLRAGDLFLHKELSRLVLHLMDHPEAKQRILKSNNFNDFQYEISKILFC
- a CDS encoding SIS domain-containing protein, with translation MEKYYQYVTANLEKLYTTQIEKMDEAATCIFEALQNGGRFLVTGSGHSHMFAEEFYVRAGGFAQVSPILPNEFFLHDHPLKSTVIERIETYAKVIFDLYKINLKDVLVIASNSGRNGMTVELAKMAQECGTKVIAFTNPNHPAGSKSRHSSGKYLCDFSDVVIDSCTGPGDAHFYVEEAKTGMGATSTMAGAFVAQTISILLAKKYHQAGLKPPVFKSSNIDGGDEWNKELFAKYYGV
- a CDS encoding NDP-sugar synthase, which produces MVKSAIILAAGKGSKMFPFNAVRSKTTIKIAGKSLIRYNIESIVAMGIKEVVVVVNEEHQREIENLLSDIENVKFVTDQTNLGSAESLVKGAEKLSDTKDFIVLYGDTIVEEKDLESLVNSIKPAVLLKKLEESSRNWIGASIENGFVQSIGAHYRGNSITHQFAGFHFDDTILDYVKSTPDYFPDVKVGVSVPKERYIEAGLLKSLDKVKLKAIECRGYFFDIDKPWHMLEANQIMVDHFCNALQENQLAEGATISANATIHGYVKLGKNSTIGDRVVIHGNLVVGDNTIIDNGAIFNGNAVIGDHTKISNYCIIYDGVSIGSNCIFDHCAEFLGGMVMDKVYLYHYGEFYGAIGSHTDIGAATVCGTLRFDDGETEHVVNGRKEVPLHFSNAAYLGDYCRTGVNTIIMPGCKIGAYSVLGAGAIIDKDIEKNSLVFVKQDLIIKKWSENKYGW